From a region of the Verrucomicrobiia bacterium genome:
- a CDS encoding HAMP domain-containing sensor histidine kinase: MQFGGVTQEMMIVSAAAFVAGILVSYLIIRRPLKHRYQLELRQSKDQFISLASHYLLTPISIIQGALAPLQENDSALTVEERQKHYLNIQKGERRLWILAEQLLLVSQIEEGMLKIKLEASNIADAAESAIAAVDVFAREKKLQLVFENATQALQQGRFDVRRVKQAIVAVLDNAVKFSPENGIIRVVLRQDDSVFVIQVIDQGAGMSTEALRTATQTFARGTSSYTYDHEGIGLGLYTANAIVREHGGELLFDSKPKQGTTVTLKFPNQ, encoded by the coding sequence ATGCAATTTGGAGGGGTAACACAGGAAATGATGATCGTCTCAGCTGCGGCTTTCGTGGCGGGCATTCTTGTGTCTTACCTAATTATCCGCCGTCCGCTCAAGCACCGCTACCAGTTGGAGCTCCGGCAGTCCAAGGACCAGTTTATCTCCCTGGCTTCCCACTACCTCCTAACGCCAATCAGCATTATCCAAGGGGCCTTGGCGCCACTTCAGGAGAATGACAGCGCACTGACCGTCGAAGAGCGTCAGAAACATTACCTGAACATCCAAAAGGGTGAACGCAGGTTGTGGATCTTGGCTGAACAGCTTCTCTTGGTGAGTCAGATTGAAGAGGGGATGCTTAAGATTAAGCTTGAAGCTTCCAATATTGCCGATGCCGCGGAAAGCGCCATTGCCGCAGTGGATGTATTTGCACGGGAGAAGAAGCTCCAACTGGTTTTTGAGAATGCTACCCAGGCCCTCCAGCAGGGCAGGTTTGATGTTCGCCGGGTAAAGCAGGCAATTGTGGCGGTGTTGGACAACGCAGTAAAGTTTTCGCCTGAAAACGGGATCATCCGGGTTGTGTTGCGTCAGGATGACAGTGTGTTCGTCATCCAGGTCATAGACCAGGGTGCAGGCATGTCTACCGAAGCCTTGCGCACCGCCACCCAGACCTTTGCGCGTGGTACATCTTCCTATACATACGATCACGAAGGAATTGGTTTGGGTCTCTACACAGCCAACGCCATTGTGCGTGAACATGGTGGCGAGCTCCTTTTTGACAGTAAGCCTAAGCAGGGAACTACTGTCACTCTCAAGTTTCCAAACCAGTGA